A window of the Brassica napus cultivar Da-Ae chromosome C5, Da-Ae, whole genome shotgun sequence genome harbors these coding sequences:
- the LOC106454350 gene encoding keratin, type II cytoskeletal 1-like: MKKKHGSGRKSKETAIMGCRKAFLLLYFLFLVYLHHNHSFQAISAAPNHESKPDGEAFAGKTADLSVVVKKGGGGGRGGGGGGGRSFGGGGRSFGGGGGGGRKGGRGVIPLVGGAAAASHHRGKHSSGGRESASVWFGLLTLLGLVLGF, from the coding sequence ATGAAGAAGAAACACGGAAGTGGCAGAAAAAGCAAAGAGACAGCAATTATGGGTTGTCGGAAAGCATTTTTGCTTCTATACTTTCTATTTTTAGTCTATCTCCACCACAACCACTCTTTTCAAGCGATCTCCGCTGCTCCAAATCATGAATCGAAGCCGGACGGTGAAGCTTTCGCTGGCAAAACGGCGGATTTATCTGTCGTTGTTAAAAAGGGCGGTGGAGGCGGCAGAGGCGGCGGAGGTGGCGGTGGACGTAGTTTTGGTGGAGGCGGACGCAGTTTCGGTGGAGGTGGAGGCGGAGGCCGCAAAGGTGGAAGAGGAGTGATTCCGTTAGTTGGCGGTGCTGCTGCTGCTTCCCACCACCGTGGCAAACATTCAAGCGGTGGTCGGGAAAGTGCTAgcgtttggtttggtttattgACTTTACTCGGTTTGGTTTTGGGTTTTTAG
- the LOC106453094 gene encoding protein WVD2-like 1: MGREVVEVLMDRNAGVSSGRVHVAPKIAAAAESETEEEIEVKECTEEDSRSENKPKVETGAQNSPKTPKVPKCDAPLLPVRKPLQPENKKHVDEDDNVSIASSVATSLRRAKSGVTHGSAPTFRSAQRAEQRKEYYQKLEEKNQALEAERNELEQRQKEEQEAALKKLRKNLKFKAKPVPNFYYEAPPAKPELKKVPLTRPKSPKLILSRRKSCSDAVSSSSSREEVPKTASNRNRHSTGTVQNKITNAEHDSPRSRSGKGKSGLKPVNESLEEACEA, encoded by the exons ATGGGAAGAGAAGTTGTTGAGGTGCTTATGGACCGAAACGCCGGCGTTTCAAGCGGTAGGGTTCACGTTGCTCCTAAGATAGCTGCAGCTGCGGAATCTGAGACTGAGGAAGAGATTGAAGTCAAGGAATGCACCGAGGAGGATTCTCGTTCTGAGAATAAACCAAAAGTTGAAACTGGAGCTCAAAACTCGCCTAAAACCCCTAAAGTtccaaag TGTGATGCTCCTCTTCTCCCGGTGAGGAAGCCCTTGCAACCAGAGAACAAGAAGCATGTAGATGAAGATGATAATGTCTCCATTGCTTCTTC CGTGGCAACTTCCTTGAGGAGGGCCAAGTCCGGAGTGACTCATGGAAGCGCTCCAACGTTTAGGAGTGCTCAGCGTGCTGAGCAGCGCAAAGAG TATTACCAAAAGCTTGAGGAGAAAAACCAAGCGCTTGAAGCCGAAAGGAACGAGCTTGAACAAAGGCAAAAG GAAGAACAAGAAGCAGCGTtgaaaaaacttagaaaaaatCTCAAGTTCAAGGCTAAACCTGTCCCCAACTTCTACTACGAGGCGCCTCCTGCCAAACCTGAACTCAAGAAG GTGCCTTTGACCCGTCCCAAGTCGCCAAAACTCATCCTTTCTCGGAGAAAGAGCTGCAGCGACGCAGTCAGCTCGTCCTCGTCCCGTGAAGAGGTGCCGAAGACAGCATCTAACCGGAACCGACACAGCACCGGAACAGTTCAGAACAAGATCACCAATGCTGAGCACGACAGCCCTCGCTCCAGATCAGGCAAGGGTAAAAGTGGGCTTAAACCAGTCAACGAGTCCTTGGAAGAAGCTTGTGAGGCTTGA
- the LOC125587665 gene encoding uncharacterized protein At2g34160-like, which translates to MAMEVATPAPAPITAPERNIILAPATVETHKKNRIQVSNTKKPLFFYVNLAKRYMQQHNEVELSALGMAITTVVTISEILKNNGLATEKKVLTSTVGMKDETKGRMVQKAKIEIVLGKSDKFDSLVPPVTNGKTPEEVAKAETEAAVEVQEAAATEA; encoded by the exons ATGGCGATGGAAGTAGCGACACCGGCTCCGGCACCGATCACCGCACCGGAGAGAAACATCATCCTCGCGCCGGCGACTGTTGAGACTCACAAGAAGAACAGGATCCAAGTCTCCAACACGAAGAAACCTTTGTTCTTCTACGTTAATCTCGCCAAG AGGTACATGCAGCAACACAATGAGGTCGAACTCTCTGCGCTTGGAATGG CAATCACAACTGTGGTGACCATCTCTGAGATCCTGAAGAATAATGGATTGGCTACAGAGAAGA AAGTGTTGACATCGACTGTGGGAATGAAAGACGAGACTAAAGGAAGGATGGTTCAGAAGGCAAAG ATTGAGATTGTGTTGGGCAAATCAGACAAGTTTGACTCTTTGGTGCCACCTGTGACCAACGGCAAAACGCCGGAGGAGGTAGCTAAAGCAGAGACGGAGGCTGCTGTTGAAGTACAAGAAGCTGCAGCCACAGAGGCCTAG
- the LOC125587666 gene encoding flowering locus K homology domain-like, producing the protein MCNLTLYSSVEVMSDAEDQQNFVAHSGDEVPDHGLDEFHNGLEYQVHDETLGHHQPYEVQDPILEPHQYQPRDQEQYQLQHQAHGEAQDHDGNDGGDQVDEGEEGVPEHVESLQKAEPERDSTVGGEEKRWPGWPGETVFRMLVPPQKVGSIIGRKGDVIKKIVEETRARIKILDGPPGTTERAVMVSGKEEPESSLPPSMDGLLRVHMRIVDGLDGEASQAPPPTKVSTRLLVPASQAGSLIGKQGATVKAIQEAAGCVVIVGSGSFSSQFTY; encoded by the exons ATGTGTAATCTGACTTTATATTCCAGCGTTGAAGTCATGTCTGATGCTGAGGATCAGCAAAATTTCGTTGCACACAGTGGAGACGAGGTTCCAGATCATGGGCTAGATGAGTTTCATAATGGGTTGGAGTACCAGGTCCATGATGAAACCCTTGGTCATCACCAACCATACGAGGTTCAAGACCCGATTCTTGAACCTCACCAGTATCAACCACGGGATCAGGAGCAGTATCAGTTGCAACACCAGGCTCATGGTGAGGCACAAGATCACGATGGAAATGATGGGGGAGATCAAGTTGATGAAGGTGAGGAAGGAGTACCTGAGCATGTTGAGTCTCTGCAGAAAGCGGAACCTGAACGGGATTCAACAGTTGGAGGTGAGGAGAAGAGGTGGCCGGGATGGCCAGGAGAGACTGTGTTCCGCATGTTGGTTCCTCCACAGAAGGTGGGTAGCATCATTGGTCGTAAAGGTgatgttattaagaaaatagTTGAGGAGACAAGGGCTCGTATCAAGATTCTTGATGGTCCTCCAGGCACAACCGAAAGAGCT GTTATGGTTTCTGGAAAAGAAGAGCCAGAATCATCTCTACCTCCTTCTATGGATGGCCTTCTGCGAGTCCACATGCGGATAGTTGATGGTCTGGATGGTGAAGCTTCTCAGGCCCCTCCGCCTACAAAGGTTTCAACAAGACTACTAGTACCAGCATCTCAGGCTGGAAGTCTGATTGGAAAACAGGGAGCAACGGTTAAAGCCATTCAGGAAGCAGCTGGTTGTGTAGTTATAGTCGGATCAGGTTCCTTCTCTTCACAATTTACATACTGA
- the LOC125587360 gene encoding flowering locus K homology domain-like — protein MVQDLPVFALQDDRAVEVVGEPTSVHKSLELIASHLRKFLVDRSIIPYFESQMQKPTRQMDHMPPPPSHQSWGPPQGHAPSGGGGGPGYGHNPAPYMQQPPRLDSYYPPPMEKQPHQGISAYGRETPMNVHVSSAPPMAAQADAVIGTSGSNISYTRRLSGATVTIQETRGVPGEMTVEVSGTSSQVLAAMQLIQNFMAEAGAPAPAPAQPQAVVAPEQQGYNPYATHGSVYAAAAPTNPL, from the exons ATGGTTC agGATTTGCCTGTTTTTGCTCTTCAGGACGATAGGGCTGTTGAAGTTGTGGGGGAACCAACAAGTGTTCATAAATCCTTGGAGCTGATTGCATCACACCTCAGAAAGTTTTTGGTTGATCGTAGCATCATCCCATACTTCGAAAGCCAG ATGCAAAAGCCAACTCGCCAGATGGATCATATGCCGCCTCCGCCATCACACCAGTCCTGGGGTCCACCTCAAGGCCATGCTCCaagtggtggaggaggaggtcCTGGCTATGGTCACAACCCAGCTCCATATATGCAACAACCTCCAAGACTTGATAGTTACTATCCACCTCCAATGGAGAAGCAACCTCATCAAGGTATATCTGCATATGGAAGGGAGACTCCTATGAATGTGCATGTCTCATCGGCCCCACCTATGGCCGCTCAG GCAGATGCCGTGATTGGGACATCAGGTTCAAACATAAGCTACACTCGTCGTCTTAGCGGAGCAACAGTTACCATTCAAGAAACAAGAGGAGTACCTGGTGAAATGACTGTTGAGGTTAGCGGAACTAGTTCACAAGTCCTGGCCGCTATGCAGCTTATCCAG AACTTCATGGCTGAAGCTGGAGCACCCGCACCGGCACCAGCACAACCGCAAGCTGTAGTGGCACCAGAGCAGCAAGGCTATAACCCCTACGCAACACATGGCTCAGTCTATGCAGCGGCGGCTCCGACGAACCCGCTTTGA
- the LOC111213786 gene encoding uncharacterized protein LOC111213786, producing MDTTRSIYKLPIHEHPLLPSTQFTFSTCDGCHVRGFMYGYYFCNEASCYSWYHKECAEAPLEINYHISHPEHPLLLTNHSPTRDDTPCDSCGIKLLSPYYTCATCKFKVDLICGIKPSPSAIEHPVSHAHPLVLYKKREEDEISCEVCKESIGGPFYSCLECNNIFFHVDCVYLSKEVNHPCHFNHPLKIITRESLIYDDAEKYCHLCFMQPKYMLYHCYICNFIVCLGCTKLPPPPVVDHTKTHKHPLRILSSKVVFTCKLCGVEGCESGPYICIECSFLVHGCCVDLPQVININRHDHPISFSHPLGHGRAKCGVCRQRVRPYYGAYSCPICPNYVVHSRCAIDLTVWNGVKLEGIPDNNEDIAPFKVVGDNLIRHFLHENHNLLFLKDYVMVRDYYEWLRCEACIYPLGFGPIYACQECVCVIHEKCANLPMKKKLVFDPTPYKLEYGGSAYCKLCGIFSGGFKYRSQGYMTINRSVDVHCGSISEPFVHDGHLHPLYFGKTENHHCDACKRVLKDNMLTCGACNFDLCLYCATLPEKIWHMSDEHPLTLYYGEKADGTNWCEICEMELDPSIWFFTCSDCGVTLHVQCVLGDFSRFKPNESITIMGDKCKAVLNNHSSRPFCRHCHERCKVSIIIKADGEQKNGCICSTSCLLSFFGITQ from the coding sequence ATGGATACAACAAGATCGATATATAAGTTACCCATTCACGAACATCCTCTTTTACCATCAACTCAATTTACTTTTTCAACATGTGATGGCTGCCATGTAAGAGGATTCATGTACGGCTACTACTTTTGCAACGAGGCTTCATGTTATTCTTGGTACCATAAAGAGTGCGCAGAAGCCCCACTAGAGATCAATTATCACATTTCCCACCCGGAGCATCCTCTCTTGCTCACTAATCACTCTCCAACAAGAGATGATACTCCGTGTGATTCTTGTGGAATAAAGCTTTTGTCCCCATATTATACGTGTGCCACATGTAAATTCAAAGTGGATTTAATTTGTGGGATTAAACCCTCGCCATCTGCTATCGAACACCCGGTGAGTCATGCCCATCCACTCGTTCTTTATAAGAAAAGAGAAGAGGACGAGATCTCCTGTGAAGTATGCAAGGAATCTATTGGTGGACCTTTCTATTCATGTCTTGAATGCAATAACATATTCTTTCATGTTGATTGCGTTTATCTCTCAAAAGAGGTAAATCATCCTTGTCACTTTAATCATCCTCTTAAGATCATCACACGTGAGTCACTTATATATGATGATGCCGAAAAATATTGTCATTTATGTTTCATGCAACCAAAATATATGCTTTATCATtgttatatttgtaattttattgtGTGCCTTGGCTGTACCAAACTTCCACCACCTCCTGTTGTTGATCATACCAAGACTCACAAGCATCCACTTAGGATCTTATCAAGCAAAGTTGTGTTTACTTGCAAGCTTTGTGGAGTTGAAGGATGTGAAAGTGGGCCTTATATATGTATCGAGTGTAGTTTTCTTGTCCATGGATGTTGTGTCGACTTACCCCAAGTCATAAACATCAATCGTCATGATCATCCCATCTCTTTCAGCCATCCTCTAGGCCATGGGCGTGCAAAATGTGGAGTATGTCGGCAACGTGTAAGGCCTTACTACGGAGCTTATTCTTGCCCGATTTGCCCTAATTATGTAGTTCACTCACGATGCGCAATTGATTTAACTGTATGGAATGGTGTGAAACTGGAAGGGATACCTGATAACAACGAAGATATTGCGCCATTTAAGGTGGTGGGTGACAATTTGATACGTCATTTCCTTCACGAGAACCATAATTTACTGTTCTTGAAGGACTATGTCATGGTTCGTGATTATTACGAGTGGTTACGATGTGAAGCATGCATCTATCCTTTAGGGTTTGGCCCAATCTACGCTTGTCAGGAATGTGTGTGTGTTATCCATGAAAAGTGTGCTAATCTTCCTATGAAGAAAAAGCTTGTCTTTGACCCCACACCATACAAGTTGGAATATGGTGGATCGGCATATTGTAAATTGTGTGGTATATTCTCTGGTGGTTTTAAGTATAGATCGCAAGGATATATGACGATAAATCGCAGTGTAGATGTACATTGTGGTTCCATTTCTGAGCCATTTGTCCATGATGGACATCTGCATCCCTTGTATTTTGGTAAAACAGAAAATCATCATTGCGACGCTTGTAAGAGAGTTCTAAAAGACAACATGCTCACTTGTGGTGCTTGTAACTTTGACTTGTGTTTGTATTGTGCTACTTTGCCAGAAAAGATATGGCATATGAGCGATGAGCACCCTCTCACTTTATATTATGGTGAAAAGGCCGATGGCACAAACTGGTGCGAAATTTGTGAGATGGAGCTAGATCCAAGTATATGGTTCTTTACATGCTCTGATTGTGGAGTCACTTTGCATGTTCAATGTGTACTAGGAGATTTCTCACGTTTCAAGCCAAACGAAAGCATTACCATTATGGGGGACAAATGCAAGGCGGTCCTTAACAATCACAGCAGTCGGCCATTTTGCAGACATTGCCACGAACGATGCAAGGTCTCCATCATCATAAAAGCGGATGGTGAACAGAAGAATGGCTGCATCTGCTCCACTTCATGTTTACTGAGTTTTTTCGGTATTACACAATAA
- the LOC125587667 gene encoding uncharacterized protein LOC125587667 → MDTTRTIYKLPIHEHPLFLSAQFVNSVPCDGCHVKGNKYGCYKCSEASCNCWFHKECAEAPPEINHHPSHPEHPLFLTDHSPTRDDTPCEACGQKILSPCYTCLTCEFKVDLICGIKPLASAIEYPVSHDHPLALFKKREEDKGPCEVCKESIGGPFYSCLECNNIFFHVDCVHLSKEVNLPCHSTHPLKIITPESLIDDDAERKCHFCVIQPENMLYHCSLCNFTLCLGCTKLPPPLVVDHTNTHTHPLRLFSSKIAFACNVCGVLGYDNMLYLCLKCDFLVHIHCVGLPQVININRHDHRISFTHHLGHGRAHCGVCRQSVKQYYGAYVCSICPNYAVHSQCAVDLTVWDGLELEGTPDISEDIAPFKVLGDNLICHFSHRGHNLLLVKDYVTVRDYYEWFRCDACICPIEFGPFYICPICPFFLHAKCANLPTKKKLVFDPTPYKLEYLGVYLYCNLCKMISCGFVYISQGFIKNYHYVDIHCGSISEPFVHNGHFHPLFFVTTKKDRHCNACKRVPDGYMLTCGACGFYLCLYCATLPEKIWHMSDEHPLILYYGEKANGKNWCEVCEMELDPSIWFFTCYEDCEVALHVQCALGDFSRLKPNWRFINKERIYKVVFNNHSSRPLCSNCHDRCKVPHILKEDDEQKNGYTCSMSCLKGLE, encoded by the coding sequence ATGGATACAACAAGAACGATATACAAGCTACCCATTCACGAGCATCCTCTTTTCCTTTCAGCTCAATTTGTTAATTCTGTTCCGTGTGATGGGTGCCATGTAAAAGGAAACAAGTATGGCTGCTACAAATGCAGTGAGGCTTCCTGTAATTGCTGGTTCCATAAAGAGTGCGCTGAAGCCCCACCAGAGATCAATCATCACCCTTCCCACCCGGAGCATCCTCTCTTTCTCACTGATCACTCTCCTACCAGAGATGATACTCCATGTGAAGCTTGTGGACAAAAGATTTTGTCCCCATGTTACACTTGTCTCACTTGTGAATTCAAAGTGGACTTAATTTGTGGGATAAAACCCCTGGCGTCTGCTATTGAATACCCGGTCAGTCATGACCATCCACTAGCTCTCTTCAAGAAACGAGAGGAGGACAAGGGCCCATGTGAAGTATGCAAGGAATCTATTGGTGGACCTTTCTATTCATGTCTTGAATGCAATAACATATTCTTTCATGTTGATTGTGTTCATCTCTCAAAAGAGGTAAATCTTCCTTGTCACTCTACTCATCCTCTTAAGATCATCACACCTGAGTCACTTATAGATGATGATGCCGAAAGAAAATGTCATTTCTGTGTCATTCAACCAGAAAATATGCTCTATCATTGTTCTCTTTGCAATTTTACTCTTTGCCTTGGTTGTACTAAACTTCCACCACCTCTTGTTGTTGATCATACCAATACTCACACACATCCACTGAGGCTCTTTTCAAGCAAAATTGCGTTTGCTTGCAATGTTTGTGGAGTTCTAGGATACGACAATATGCTTTATTTATGTCTCAAGTGTGATTTTCTTGTCCATATACATTGTGTCGGCTTACCTCAAGTCATAAACATCAATCGTCATGATCATCGGATCTCTTTCACGCATCATCTTGGCCATGGACGTGCACATTGTGGAGTATGTAGGCAAAGCGTAAAGCAATACTACGGAGCATATGTTTGCTCGATTTGCCCTAACTATGCAGTCCACTCACAATGTGCAGTTGATTTAACTGTATGGGACGGTTTGGAATTGGAAGGGACACCTGACATCAGCGAAGATATTGCACCATTTAAGGTGCTGGGAGATAATTTGATATGTCACTTCAGCCATAGAGGACATAATTTACTCCTTGTAAAGGACTACGTCACGGTTCGTGATTATTACGAGTGGTTTCGATGTGATGCATGCATCTGCCCAATCGAGTTTGGCCCATTCTATATATGTCCCATATGTCCTTTTTTTCTTCATGCAAAGTGTGCTAATCTTCCTACGAAGAAAAAACTTGTCTTTGACCCCACACCATACAAGTTGGAATATTTAGGCGTGTATTTATACTGTAACTTGTGTAAGATGATATCTTGTGGCTTTGTGTACATATCACAAGGATTTATCAAGAATTATCACTATGTAGATATACATTGTGGTTCCATTTCTGAGCCGTTCGTCCACAATGGGCATTTTCATCCCCTATTTTTTGTTACGACAAAGAAGGATCGTCATTGCAATGCATGTAAAAGAGTTCCAGATGGCTACATGCTCACTTGTGGGGCTTGCGGCTTTTACTTGTGTTTGTATTGTGCTACTTTGCCAGAGAAGATATGGCATATGAGCGATGAGCACCCTCTCATTTTATATTATGGTGAAAAGGCCAATGGCAAAAACTGGTGCGAAGTTTGTGAGATGGAGTTAGATCCAAGTATATGGTTCTTTACATGCTATGAAGACTGTGAAGTCGCTTTGCATGTTCAATGTGCACTCGGAGATTTCTCACGTCTCAAGCCAAATTGGCGCTTTATCAATAAAGAGCGAATATATAAGGTGGTGTTTAACAATCACAGCAGTCGGCCACTTTGTAGCAATTGCCACGATCGATGCAAGGTCCCCCACATCTTAAAAGAGGATGATGAACAGAAGAATGGATACACCTGTTCCATGTCATGTCTTAAAGGACTGGAATAG